The Aethina tumida isolate Nest 87 chromosome 5, icAetTumi1.1, whole genome shotgun sequence genomic sequence TTCCTCGGTGCTGGGCTGAGGCACAGTCTGGTTTTGGCAAACAACAACGTTCTGTACTTGTTTCTCGGCATCCAATTGCTCCTTGGACTTCTGTATGTCCGAGTCGTGGGCGAACTTGCAGTTGTGCCCGAATCTGCACCTGCCCTTTCTGTAATTCCAGCAAATTTTCTTACCTACAACAAACACAATCATTAAACCATTTCACACAACTTTATCAGCGAAACACGCACCGTTAATGACCATGACATTATCCTTAGTGTCCACCATCTTCACGTGCTTTTGCAGTATCGCCTCCTTTTCGTTTTCCGCCTCGATAAATGGGTTCTTAAACACCGAACTCTTCGTCGACTCATTGTCAGCATCCCCAAAGTTGGGCTTGGGCAAAACCACTTTAGGTGTCGGCTCTTCTGTAATACTGAAACAATTCACAGCTGACCCATTTTTTGTTAAGGTGTTAGGCCCAAATTTGAGCTccgtttattatttgaataattgaggGGGGTGTGAGTTGTGGGGAcatctaaaaatagttttacctGGCTTCGCTTTCGGATTCGTCGGAGCCGGAACTGGAGTTCGAGTCCCCGTAGTCAGGCACCAAAGACATTGTACTTATTAGTgggaataattgttttaattggcaTCAAAGTGTAAACAATTTTGAGGTTAGTTAGTTGGTGTCGGCGCGACACCTGGTGGTGGTTAGTATTAGTTCGTGACAGACTCCTCTTCCATAActtcaattaattcaaatttaatttagttgattattaaattgcctaattaattaattagtttgtaataaaacacaagtgttaaatatttttaattcaattatgttaGCAAATTCCCAGATCAGTAATGGTAACAtcacaaaaatcaattttgggGCCTTTTATTACttctaatttaactttatcagCATCAACGTGTTTCTCCAAGGTGATTTTAACGTTGGGAACAGTTTGCCAGAACTTGCCGCAACTCGTGGACTTCTTCAGGACGTCGTAAGTGTCAAAATCCGAAGACTCCCTCCATAAAGTCATTAAATTGGTCACAATTATGACTGCGTGATGTTGGGTTGCAATGTACCGCATAATATTTGCGCAATGACTTAACGTATTGTTGTTTTCAGTGTTATCTTTTGTGTCCATGAACAAAGGAGCCAGGGAATCTATTATTATCACACGCACGTTGAGaccattttgtatttgttgttttatatcgAATAAACTGTTTGTCAAGTCGTATTTGGTGCTCAGTTCTTTTAAAAGGACATTTTCCATTAAGGCTTTATAGTTGGCctgaaaaattaatggttttatGTGCCCTTATTGTAGTTTTAAGGTGTTTTTACATTGTTTAGCATGTGCCGAAACCTCTTGGCACTAAAGTTCTTTTTGCTGTCCAGGTAAAACACTTTTTGATTCAAGTTGGTGACGACGTGTTTGGCTAAAGTTTTACACAAAAGGGTCTTGCCACAGGCCGGTAGCCCGCTAATTTCGTATATTTTGCTGGTGGCAAAGCCTCCACTGAGCAAATCGTCCACACTAAAAACAAAGTTACTGGTCAAGGCCTGCTCTTTgattttacacaaattaatttaattattttatgactaGTTGTGTACACACTGTCGTGTTATTGTACTTGTGTCAAGGATGAACACGTGCTGTTGTTGCACGTGACCAAACTAACCGTTTAATGCCGGTGGGAAAAATAGCCGAATTCCTGATCAAATACTTGTAGTACGTGTACCCGTTCACCGGTTTAGGTGCATACTTGTTAATGAGATCCTTCTTGACACGCAGTATCTCCTGAAACGTCCCAAAACACCATTGATAAGGGCAAAAAGGGCGGACAACGAGTCGGTTCACCCTGAAGGACAAGTTGGTGTGGTGCTCGATCAGCTTGCCGTCCGCCTTGACGAAATCGTTGACGGTGAATATCCCGACGGCGTTCAACGGCGAAAACGTCCCGTCGTCGGGCAAACGACTCATTGTTTGCGCCAATTTGGTGAAGTTTTCGTAAGCCGACGTCGCACGCAGTGCGGCCGTTCGGCAAACCGACTTTCTGTGCGCTGGTTGTTTTCGCTGGGGACGAGAGGTGCCGAACTTTGGACTCGGCGCGGGTCGGTTTCTGTGATTCGGAACGGGGCTGACGTgtactaatatttttctattagcTACGAAGTCTTTTTCCTAGAGCATTGTATAAACTAGAACTATACGAAACTcggtatataattaattaccaacaatattaacaaaagtaaaataaaaatataaaaataaaataaaatttgtacatataTCAATTAACATAAACACTGTAAAATTACTATCAGGGAATTATATGTGGACGCTCCATCACTTTTGAAATAcatgtgtataaataaattttaatagttcctTGTTTTTCTAAGTATTTTTCATGAAgatcaaaaaaatttttatctgaacCAATTTCCAAAGCACTTTTGTTACTCCCAATATATTTCCAAAACAAgcctttaaatttctaaactacacatttgtattgttttgataaaatctataaatattttaattaaataatttttttaagtttagaaAATAGTGTTTTAATTCATATACAAATGTTAATGacttattttactaattaagacTTCtcgtttagttattttaaaatactttatgaCTGTATTTGCTGTATTTTTaggtaacataaataaaaaacagtctctgtgtttttatattccaaaaataataataatggtcaAAATCTTCAATATTTGCTTCAATGTTTACaatgaaaatgattttcttGGAAACtagtaaattacaataaatttagtttttaatgattatttccttatatttttaaaattttattaaacattcagTCAATATTCTgtgttgtttttatattaaatccttaatgtttattataattcacatttttttatagaatttttatatttcaaaggtattttgataattatttattacagaaaatgtgacttagaattaaaataataatttgccaattttctcctttaaattgttaaatatttaattgttaattaatcaatccagaatattaataattcaatattttattacaaatgttgCCAAAATTCTGTATTATTTTGATGTTaatgtttgatatttattaagatttacaatttttataagattttaatatttcaatggtattttgataattatttattacacaaaatgtgaattttttagatctgaaataaaaatttgccaattttattcttaaaattattaaatacttaattgttatttaatatttttcaatacagaatatttataatttaatattttattagcaaTTTTGCCAAAATTGTGCATTATTTTGATGTTaactacttaatatttattaaaatttaaattttttataagattttaaaatttcaatggtattttgataactatttataacagaaaatgtgaattttttacaactaaagtgaaaatttgtttcctaaaaattgtaaaatcctaatataatttatatttaaatttatatgttgaaGAATATGGATATTAGCAAAACCTTAGTTTGAAATCAATAATAGTACTTCTctgagaattattttattgtataagattatttaattaatatataataataattaattttaaataaatatatatactattatactgaaacaaaattacttaCACCGAACCCAAAGTTTCATTATAATACAGTAAAGGTGATCATATAATGCCGTCCAAAAATCTTATTCAATACACTTTGGCACCAAGTCTAAAACCGCAATTGAGTTTAGATTCGGAAGCCGACACGTAACGAACGCGTCTACACCATACGCCCCCCCCAAACCCGCTCGGGAGCGCAGAAAGTCGGTTTGCCAATTGTCCGCGCGGCGCGGACATGCGCACGCGCATGCGGCCCGCGGCCGTGCGGCGGCCGTCCGCTTGGGCGTTTCGGAATCGCAAAGAGCCCGTCGCCATGTTTGGGAAGGGCGGTGCGTCCTTAATGTGAACGCGTAAAATGTTCCAAATGCTCTACACATATTACAATTTCATTGTAACGTGGAATACCCGATTGTTCGTTGAACGTTGAGCTACGCGCGTGTGGTGTTTTTAGTGGCGGATGACTCGGTTTCGCGTGAATAATTTGTGATTACAAGATGGTAAGTAGGAGCCGTTCAACTGACTAGACTTAACATGGCCGACCGGAATGGTTTCTTTGTTACGCCTCGCACCGCGTCCGAGGGCACCTCTCGGCGGTGCCGGGCCGGATTTGTCGCGTTAACCACCCAGAATTGCatttttaaacgtttaatCCGCGTCCCGACTTAAGATGTTAATGGTTTTTTGACGGGAGCGTCTCCCCCGGCCGTTCTCACagtcaatataatataatacgtCACCGACATATCGATTCGGGTTTTTAACCGGCCGCACGTAACGGGGAAAAAACCCGCCGCACTCAGTTCAACCGAAAACAGTCCCAGCTTCGGGCCGGCTCCTGTTTTGGGCGCGCAAATCAAACGATTTCCAATGATTACGTCACGATAAATAACACGATGCCCGGAACCGCATGCAAAACGGGGGCCTGGTTGTGCAACATGAATTATGACGATTTTACGTGTTCGCAGCGGTGCAGACGATGAGCGACGAGACTCCGGGGGCAGGGCAGGGTGCTCTGCCCCCGAGGGAGGGCCAGGGTCCGGCTAGGACCTCGGCAGAGCGCCCTACAATGAGACTGACGCAGGTCGGGCCCCAATACGTGATCCACACGCAGCACCACGGGGTCCCTGCCCTCGCACAGGTAAAACAATGCTTGTGCCACTTTTGCTTTTTTAATCGAAACGTTTGCATGGGTTTCGATTTGTTGTTTACATCGGGTCTGCCACTTTTGCGAGAATGTGCTGAGCTGAAGAATGCGATATGAACCgatgttttaattgaaaatgtacGAACTCGATTAGTTTGGAAGTGTGTGAATGTGAGAAGTTACTAATAAGCACTTTGTGGGtagttgaaatattaacttaatattaatatatacaggGGTGTtgctaaataattgttttttataactttgtattatttaaatttaaaattctaaactaCACATGTGTGTTGGTCTCAATTTCGAAAAaatctacaaatattttattaaaatagtgttTTAATTCATGTAGTAATGACTTATTTTACTTCTAAAGACTTCttgtttagttattttaaattgctttAATGTTTCCTGACGATTATTGGAGCTtgtatttgttgtatttttaggtaacataaataaaaaacagtatatgtttactttttttgattttttatattccaaaaataataataatggtccaatttgtttacattataaaactgatttttatatattcagtgGTTTtgccttaaaattttattaaatacatcaatattctgtgttgtttttatattaaattcttaatatttattataatttacatttttttatagaaattttatatttcagcggtattttgataattatttattacagaaaatgtgatttttttaaaactaaaataaaaatttgccaattttcttaaaattgctaaatatttatttgttatttaatatttttcaatccagaatatttttatattaatattttattagaaattttgccaaatttctgtattattttgatgttaaatatccgatatttattaagatttacattttttataagattataatatttcagtgatattttgataattatttattacagaaaatgtgatttttttggaactaaaataaaaatttgccaattttcttcttaaaattgttaagtatgtaattattctttaatatttttcaattcagaatatttataatgtaatattttattagaaattttgccaaatttctgtattattttgatgttaaatatttgatatttattaaaacttacatttttataagattttaatattttagtgatattttgataattatttattacaaaaaatattaattttttagaaccaaaataaaaatttgccaACTACttgttctttaatattttttgatccagaatatttataatttaatattttattggaaattttgCCAAATTCTGCATTATTTTGATGTTAAATATCcgatatttattaagatttacatttttataagattttaatatttctatggtattttgataattattaattacagaaaatataaattttttaaaaataaaataatttgtcaattttctccttaaagttgttaaatatttaattgttaattaatatttttcaatccagaataattataatttaatattttattagaaatttcgTCAAAATTCTGCATTATTTTGATGTTAAATTTCAAtggtattttgataattatttattacagaaaatgtgaattttttcagtactaaaatataaaatttgctaaattttctccttaaaattgttaaatactgaagtattttttatttaattgttatttaatatttttcaatccagaataattataatttattattttattagaaattttaccaaaattctgcattattttgatattatatatttgatgtttattaagatttacattttttataaaattttaaaatttcaatgatattttaataattatttattacagaaaatgtgaaaattttttcatttttaaagaaatttaatattaattttttttaatatttttctaaaatggaagtttaattcattaaatttaatttttgtgtaggaaaatgaaaaattttctgttttcaCATAGAACTGCATAATGTTAAGAATTCATATTGATGTTTGGTAAAAATTTTCTCTTAGAAAtggtaaatcattttaaattttctgttatttttttatagaatttccgtaattttatattgtaaattaatataaatttctattaggtttatttttttgacaaatttttcaagttaaaatgaaaattgtatctAAAAGtggttgaaaattttcaattttctattttcacaGAATTTGTCacagaaaatattgaattttgacataaatttttctaaaaaaattaagttgaacatttaagaattaaatttcttgaaatagtctaattggaataatttttgaatcatgaaatttttacaaattatcaaatttttgtgtctatttttccaatttcaccgatgttttaaatgaaaattttgactaaaaatggttgtatatttaattcttctattatttcatttttttatgtaaacttttcatataaattaaattaaacaaatttcttataaattaacaaaatttcttaaaattatctgatatgaaaaatgttaaaattttataaaatctcatattttgtacatatttttaactattttaattaaggatttctcaaattaaaattgcttaatAATGGttgaatatctaaaattttcatacattacattttgatatagaaattattgaatttcgatgtaaaattttctaaaaaaataaagtaattaaatatttaaaacatatttttcttaaaatcatttgatttgaaaaatgtttcaacCCTTGAAAGtgttaacatttttacaaaatgtcaaattttagagtataaaaaaaattaaatttaatgttttttcttgaaattgtgtaatttggaacagtttttgtatccttgaaatatttaatttcaatattataaggtacaattttaacagaaaaaagGGAGGAAATGTGAAATTCTGAttagttttgaaaatttttatttatttagtttatcatGGATTTTGTTGTTAATCTTCATGATTTTTGCAtcgaaacttatttatttacccaagaattgtaaattttgatgattatcgaattaatttttacaaaaattttgaagatatttacattttttcctaaaaaaatataatttttttatttatttatgtcaaattACAGTGTGAATGAGTATATaagttaatgaaatataattcaatcACTCAATAATGAGTTAGTAGATACAAGAACGTCAcagtataattttgtttatctaattgttagtttttgataaaattcagTGACTTCAAATGAGTGATATTTCCTAATAACAGAACATTTAAGAGATAACATTTCTTAATACATGAAAACCAGCATCTTATTCATATTtgtaatcataataattaaattaaattaaataaattaaatttaaaaatcagaaaataaatCTCAGCTCCTTTTATTACTGagatttatgatatttaaaatgacttTGACGTCTCCTGACAACATGGCATCAGGACgtaacagtttttaattaaattttccaatatattcaaataaaacgtGCGTTTACTTGAGATGTTGCGTTTATAAATCATTAGAATTATCGCATGATTATTAAGAAATGTGTCTGGAAATGCGGTTAAATGTTGAGACAGTATGTTTAGTAATTTGAGGTTATATTGTCACAATCTAAAGGGCCTAAGGTTTAAACTGAAATAAGCCGCAATGATATGTCATTTTGGCACTATTGAAGGTTATGTTGCCTCTAAAGCCACTAAATCTGTCCGCAAACcgcaaaaaatcattaaaacaggTCCGACCTGCTCCGTCAACCATGTTTCGACTGgtgtaattgttaatttgttcTTCTGTTGCAGATAACGTCGGGCACACCACTATCAGGCACCCGTATCATAAGCATAAGTCCGTCTAGAGTGAACCAGACGTCACCCCTGCGGCCCAGCGAGGCGCACCAGTCGATCGTAAATGTGCTCAAGCGGCCCCAGACGTCCAACATCCGGCTGCAGCTGTTCACCGGCGACGGTGGCGGCTCCACCACCACCACAACCACCACCACCTCCACCCCGCAGCCGTCGCGTCCGGTCAAACGGCCGCTGCCTGCGCCGACGGAGAAGAAGAAAGAGGACACGTCCATCTCGTCCCTGGAACGGGTTATGAACCACCGTCTGGTGCGTTCCAAGCTGGTCAAGGAGAAGTACAACGAGCACACACTCGAGTCGTTCTATCTGGAAACCGGCGGCAACATCCTCGACCTGTACCAGTACGCGAAGCGGCCCCGCAGCCAGGCCTACATCAGCTACGTGAAGGAGCACGCCATCGAaccgacgacgacgacgacgacgaagGAACGCGACGATGCCGTGCCGACTGCCACGCCGGTCAACTCGCTACCTGGCACGCACGCCACCTACACGTCCACGCCCAGTGCGCATGACCAACCCaaaaccaccaccaccaccgccACCACGACAAAGAACAAGCAACCCCTGAACCACACCCAGCCCAGCAACCAGGAGCAGATCGTGGAGAAGGCCAAGCAGGAGGCGTACGTGATGCAACGCATCGCCGACCTGCAGCGCGAGGGCCTCTGGACCGAGAAGCGACTGCCCAAGGTGCAGGACATGCCCCGCTCGAAGGCCCACTGGGACTTCCTGCTCGAGGAGATGGTGTGGCTGGCC encodes the following:
- the LOC109604572 gene encoding uncharacterized protein LOC109604572; this translates as MSLVPDYGDSNSSSGSDESESEASITEEPTPKVVLPKPNFGDADNESTKSSVFKNPFIEAENEKEAILQKHVKMVDTKDNVMVINGKKICWNYRKGRCRFGHNCKFAHDSDIQKSKEQLDAEKQVQNVVVCQNQTVPQPSTEELEKIKEESVGHNQQKRKRPGLTQGLVPGKKVMKNYVKYK
- the LOC109604571 gene encoding DNA repair protein RAD51 homolog 4-like — translated: MSRLPDDGTFSPLNAVGIFTVNDFVKADGKLIEHHTNLSFREILRVKKDLINKYAPKPVNGYTYYKYLIRNSAIFPTGIKRVDDLLSGGFATSKIYEISGLPACGKTLLCKTLAKHVVTNLNQKVFYLDSKKNFSAKRFRHMLNNANYKALMENVLLKELSTKYDLTNSLFDIKQQIQNGLNVRVIIIDSLAPLFMDTKDNTENNNTLSHCANIMRYIATQHHAVIIVTNLMTLWRESSDFDTYDVLKKSTSCGKFWQTVPNVKITLEKHVDADKVKLEVIKGPKIDFCDVTITDLGIC